Within Sphingobium sp. KCTC 72723, the genomic segment GGGCGTAATCTATTGAGTATGCAGATGTTTTCCTTTCGAGACCGTAACAAGTCGGCGGCTGTCTATGCCCTTTTGACCCTGCTGCTGGTGCTGCCCTTTGCGGCGGACCTGTTGTTCCCGTTGGGGACGGCGGTTTGGATCGCCTATCTGCTGCCCGCCGTGCTGGCCTATCTCGCGCCGCGCGCGATCGTGCCGCCGGTCGTCGCGGCCATCGCCACGCTGTTGATGATCGCCGGTTTCACCATGGCCCCGCCGGGCATCGACCCGACCGTCGCCGCGCTCAACCGGACGCTGGGGAGTGTGGTCGCGTGGATATTGGCGATCGTCGGCTTTTTCTTCATCCGCAATCGCAATGCCATTGCGCAGGAAGAATGGCTTCAGGCGGGGCAAGTGGGACTGGCCAAGGCCGTGAGTGGTGAACAGCCGCTGGACGAACTGGCCCGCAGCGCGCTGACATTCCTGACCGATTATCTGGGCGCGCAGGCCGGCGCGCTGTTCATCCGCAATGGCGAGGGCTTTGCCCGTCAGGCCAGCTATGGCGTGCCAGCCGATGGCGGCGTGCCGGAACGGTTCGGGCCGTCCGACGGATTGCTGGCCGAAGCGGCGCGCGACGGGCGCACCATATTGCTGGACGATGTGCCGGACGGCTATCTATGTTACGGGTCCGGGCTGGGCCGGGGGAAACCCGCCGCGCTGCTGATCGCCACCACCAGCGCGGACGGCGTGGTCAATGCGGTGATCGAACTGGGGCTGGACCGCGCCAGCGCGACACTGGCGCAGCCATTGCTGGCGCGCACCAACATCCAGTTGGGCGTGGCGATCCGGTCGGGCAAATATCGCGCGCGATTGCGCGAATTGCTGGACGAAACCCAGCAGCAGGCCGAGGAATTGCAGGCGCAAAGCGCGGAACTGCGCGCCAATAATGACGAGCTGGAAACCCAGAGCCGACAGTTGCAGGATGCCGCCGCCCGGCTGGAGCAGCAGCAGCGCGATCTGGAGGAAAGCAACGCGCAGTTGGAGGAACAGGCCCGGCAACTGGAAATCCAGCGCGACGACCTGACCCGCAGCCAGAGCGCGTTGCAACATCAGGCAGGCGACCTGGAACAGGCCAGCCGCTATAAATCCGAATTTCTGGCCAATATGAGCCATGAATTGCGCACCCCGCTCAATTCGCTGCTCATCATGGCGCGGTTGCTGGCGGAAAATCGCGGTGGCAATCTGAGCGCCGATCAGGTGCGTCATGCCGAAACGATCGAAACGTCGGGCAACGATCTGCTGATGCTGATCAACGACATATTGGACATCAGCAAGATCGAGGCGGGCAAGCTGGAATTGCAGCCGCGCCGGGTGCGGATCGCCCCCGCGCTCGACAAGTTGCAGGCGATTTTCGCGCCGGCCGCGCAGGCCAAAGGACTGGCGCTGACTGTCAGCGGCAGCAATGACGCCAGCGAGATTGAGACGGACCTGCAACGGGTGGAGCAGGTGCTGAAGAATTTCCTGTCCAACGCGATCAAATTTACCGACCATGGCGAAGTGGCCCTGAGCGTCGCGCGCCGGGACGATGGCCGCATCGCCTTCATCGTGCGCGACACCGGGGTCGGCATCCCCGCCGAACAGCAGCAGTTGATTTTCGAGGCATTTCGTCAGGCGGACGGGACGGTCAGCCGCAAATATGGCGGCACCGGCCTTGGCCTTTCCATTTCGCGCGAACTGGCCCGATTGCTGGGCGGTGAAGTGATGGTGGAAAGCGTGGCGGGCGAAGGCAGCGCCTTCACCCTGATCCTGCCCGAACATTTCGATCCGTCGCGCGCGCATGTCCCCTCGCTATCCCCGAACGACCCCGCGCGTCCGCGCCCGTCCAACCCCACCCCGCCGCGCCTGCGCGCGGTGCCGGTGGCGGAGGATGACCGCGAAGCCCTGTCGGGCGACGCCCGCGTCATCCTGATCGTGGAGGATGATCCGGTATTCGCCCGCATCCTGTGCGACATCGCCCATGAACAGGGTTTCCAGTGCCTGATCGCCGGGACCGCCGATGAAGGCGCATTGATGGCGCGGCAATATTTGCCGCACGCCGTCATTCTCGACATGAACCTGCCCGATCATACCGGCCTGTCGGTGCTGGACCGGATCAAGCGCGACGTGCGCACGCGCCACATTCCCGTCCATGTCGTATCGGTCGACGATGACAGCCGGGCCGCCCTATCCAGCGGCGCGATCGGCTATTTGTTCAAGCCGGTGCGGCGCGAACAGTTGATCGACATGCTCGAAGGGCTGGAGGCGCGCATGGCGCAGCGGATGCGCCGTGTGCTGGTGGTGGAGGATGACGCGCAACAGGCGCACAGCATCAAGCTGCTGCTTGCGTCGCGTGAGGTGGAAACGCTGGAGGCCCATTCGGCGGCGCAATGTTTCGAAATGCTGGGGCGCGAGACGTTCGATTGCATGGTGCTGGACCTCAACCTGCCCGACGCCAGCGGCCTTGACCTGCTGGAACGG encodes:
- a CDS encoding response regulator produces the protein MFSFRDRNKSAAVYALLTLLLVLPFAADLLFPLGTAVWIAYLLPAVLAYLAPRAIVPPVVAAIATLLMIAGFTMAPPGIDPTVAALNRTLGSVVAWILAIVGFFFIRNRNAIAQEEWLQAGQVGLAKAVSGEQPLDELARSALTFLTDYLGAQAGALFIRNGEGFARQASYGVPADGGVPERFGPSDGLLAEAARDGRTILLDDVPDGYLCYGSGLGRGKPAALLIATTSADGVVNAVIELGLDRASATLAQPLLARTNIQLGVAIRSGKYRARLRELLDETQQQAEELQAQSAELRANNDELETQSRQLQDAAARLEQQQRDLEESNAQLEEQARQLEIQRDDLTRSQSALQHQAGDLEQASRYKSEFLANMSHELRTPLNSLLIMARLLAENRGGNLSADQVRHAETIETSGNDLLMLINDILDISKIEAGKLELQPRRVRIAPALDKLQAIFAPAAQAKGLALTVSGSNDASEIETDLQRVEQVLKNFLSNAIKFTDHGEVALSVARRDDGRIAFIVRDTGVGIPAEQQQLIFEAFRQADGTVSRKYGGTGLGLSISRELARLLGGEVMVESVAGEGSAFTLILPEHFDPSRAHVPSLSPNDPARPRPSNPTPPRLRAVPVAEDDREALSGDARVILIVEDDPVFARILCDIAHEQGFQCLIAGTADEGALMARQYLPHAVILDMNLPDHTGLSVLDRIKRDVRTRHIPVHVVSVDDDSRAALSSGAIGYLFKPVRREQLIDMLEGLEARMAQRMRRVLVVEDDAQQAHSIKLLLASREVETLEAHSAAQCFEMLGRETFDCMVLDLNLPDASGLDLLERLSVDESVGFPPVIVYTGRDLSADEEFRLRKYSKSIIVKGAKSPERLLDEVTLFLHQVVSELPEPQQLLIARSLGRDEALAGRQILVVEDDIRNVYALTSIFEPHGVHVRIARNGLEALSALDESARGVAPPVDLVLMDVMMPQMDGLTATREIRSKPWGKTLPVIALTAKAMARDQQECLNAGANDYLAKPLDVDKLLSLVRVWMPR